The proteins below come from a single Miscanthus floridulus cultivar M001 chromosome 1, ASM1932011v1, whole genome shotgun sequence genomic window:
- the LOC136493283 gene encoding probable protein phosphatase 2C 47, whose protein sequence is MSGGVEPETPPGSSSRSGGSTPVGGKPPRHHLTSILHCARIAAASAEFGLDSGTLSLISPTADIRPGFLPVFRSGSFADIGPKSYMEDEHVCVDNLVEHLGLGGPGIPVPGAFYGVFDGHGGTDAACFVRKNILKFITEDCHFPNSIEKAIRSAFVKADHAIADSQSLDRNSGTTALTVLISGRTLLVANAGDCRAVLGKRGRAVELSRDHKPSCTVERLRIENLGGTVFDGYLNGQLAVARAIGDWHMKGSKGSACPLTPEPEFREVRLTEEDEFLIIGCDGLWDVMSSQFAVSMVRKELMEHNDPQRCSRELVQEALRRDCCDNLTVVVVCFSADPPPQIEVPRFRVRRSISMEGLHTLKGALDSNV, encoded by the exons ATGAGCGGAGGGGTGGAGCCGGAGACCCCGCCGGGTAGCAGCAGCAGGAGCGGGGGCAGCACGCCCGTGGGCGGCAAGCCCCCGCGCCACCACCTCACGTCTATCCTCCACTGCGCCCGCATCGCCGCGGCCTCCGCCGAATTC GGGCTGGATTCGGGGACGCTCAGTTTGATCTCACCTACCGCAGACATCCGTCCGGGCTTCTTGCCCGTGTTCAGGTCAGGGAGTTTTGCGGATATTGGGCCCAAATCGTACATGGAGGACGAACATGTCTGTGTGGACAATCTCGTCGAGCACCTTGGACTCGGTGGCCCAGGCATCCCTGTACCGGGCGCCTTCTATGGG GTGTTTGATGGCCATGGTGGTACTGATGCTGCCTGTTTTGTCCGGAAGAATATACTGAAGTTCATAACCGAAGATTGCCACTTCCCCAACAGCATCGAGAAGGCAATCAGAAGTGCTTTTGTAAAGGCTGATCATGCAATTGCGGATTCCCAATCTCTTGACAGGAATTCTGGGACCACAGCGTTGACGGTCCTTATATCTGGCAG GACACTGCTTGTTGCGAATGCCGGTGACTGTCGAGCCGTATTAGGAAAGCGAGGCCGAGCTGTTGAACTGTCTAGAGACCACAAACCCAGCTGCACAGTTGAAAGGCTCAGAATCGAAAACCTTGGCGGTACTGTCTTTGATGGCTACCTCAACGGTCAGCTGGCTGTAGCAAGGGCAATCGGTGATTGGCACATGAAAGGCTCCAAAGGCTCTGCATGCCCTCTTACACCAGAACCTGAGTTTAGGGAGGTTAGGCTTACTGAGGAAGATGAGTTCTTGATAATAGGCTGTGATGGCCTTTGGGATGTGATGAGCAGCCAGTTTGCTGTTTCCATGGTAAGGAAAGAGCTGATGGAACACAATGATCCACAACGGTGCTCGCGAGAGCTTGTCCAGGAAGCGCTTAGGCGTGACTGTTGTGATAACCTAACTGTAGTTGTTGTGTGCTTCTCAGCCGACCCACCCCCTCAAATCGAGGTCCCAAGATTCCGAGTACGAAGAAGCATCTCAATGGAAGGGCTGCATACGCTGAAGGGAGCTCTTGACAGTAATGTCTGA
- the LOC136493285 gene encoding serine carboxypeptidase-like 34: MKVYTLSCLLLLSTLSLTLAVAARPDAGSLDGATVAVQELDRVLSLPGQPSYSSASKQYAGYVTTDEYLGKALFYWFFEATAKPEEKPLVLWLNGGPGCSSIGFGQSQELGPFLVKKYVPELELNPYAWNQAANLLFLDSPAGVGFSYTNTSFEEDPPGDNSTAHGSYTFLVRWFQRFPQHKAKEFYIAGESYAGHYVPQLANVILEENKKASKENYINFKGILIGNAYMDGDTDLVGIFDSLWHHAIISDKFYSDVQKNCDFSLVDLSPECNADIDQYTALYKIIDIYSLYTDRCELGYPDFNYSISAQIGGTSSGRLDLLKVPMGYDPCTQTYATEYFNRKDVQKALHANVTGVPYPYSLCRNSISNAWKDSDLTVVPVVKKLVEAGLRIWIFSGDTDARIPTTSTRYTLKKLGLPIKEDWSPWFHRKQVGGWTVVYDGLTFVTVRGAGHMVPSTQPEQALELFKHFLANTNLPSKPF; this comes from the exons ATGAAGGTTTACACCTTATCCTGCCTGCTGCTCCTCagcactctctctctcacactgGCAGTGGCAGCACGGCCTGACGCCGGCAGCCTCGATGGAGCCACGGTAGCCGTGCAAGAGCTCGACCGTGTCCTGTCGCTGCCCGGGCAGCCGAGCTACTCGTCTGCATCCAAGCAGTACGCTGGGTACGTCACGACCGATGAGTACCTAGGCAAGGCACTGTTCTATTGGTTCTTCGAGGCCACGGCTAAGCCTGAGGAGAAGCCACTGGTCCTGTGGCTGAACGGAG GGCCTGGCTGTTCTTCCATTGGGTTTGGACAGTCACAAGAACTTGGGCCATTCCTGGTGAAGAAATATGTTCCTGAGCTTGAGCTCAACCCGTATGCTTGGAATCAAG CTGCCAATCTGCTGTTCCTGGACTCTCCAGCAGGCGTTGGATTTTCGTACACAAACACGTCCTTTGAAGAGGATCCGCCGGGAGACAATTCCACAG CACACGGTTCATACACTTTCCTCGTCAGGTGGTTCCAGAGGTTCCCCCAGCACAAAGCCAAGGAGTTCTACATCGCTGGAGAGAGCTACGCCG GACATTACGTTCCCCAGCTTGCAAACGTCATTCTGGAGGAGAACAAGAAGGCCTCCAAAGAAAATTACATCAACTTCAAAGGCATCTTG ATTGGAAACGCGTACATGGACGGGGACACTGATCTGGTGGGGATCTTCGACTCGTTGTGGCATCACGCCATCATCTCCGACAAATTCTACAGCGACGTCCAGAAGAACTGCGACTTCAGCCTGGTCGACCTGTCTCCGGAGTGCAACGCGGACATCGACCAGTACACCGCGCTCTACAAGATCATCGACATCTACAGCCTGTACACCGATCGGTGCGAGCTCGGGTACCCGGATTTCAACTACTCGATCTCGGCGCAAATCGGGGGTACCAGCAGCGGCCGT CTCGATCTTCTCAAGGTGCCGATGGGGTACGACCCGTGCACGCAGACGTACGCGACTGAATATTTCAACCGCAAGGACGTGCAGAAGGCGCTGCACGCAAATGTCACTGGCGTGCCTTATCCCTATTCGCTTTGCCG cAATTCGATCAGCAACGCATGGAAAGATTCTGACTTGACAGTCGTTCCAGTAGTCAAGAAGCTGGTGGAGGCAGGGCTCCGGATATGGATTTTCAG CGGCGACACAGACGCAAGAATCCCTACCACGTCAACCCGGTATACGCTGAAGAAGCTTGGCTTGCCCATCAAAGAGGACTGGTCGCCGTGGTTCCATCGCAAGCAG GTTGGCGGCTGGACTGTGGTGTACGATGGCCTGACATTTGTCACCGTGAGAGGAGCCGGGCACATGGTTCCGTCCACGCAGCCGGAGCAAGCGCTTGAGCTGTTCAAGCACTTCCTGGCCAACACGAACCTGCCCTCCAAGCCCTTCTAG